The Thermoleophilaceae bacterium genome includes a region encoding these proteins:
- a CDS encoding lytic transglycosylase domain-containing protein: MSVDTVVARVSQLEAMIAAANGGSPSPSVATSTSFDHQLSQATSAQAATATAATGTSSTATGSGSVPYEQQIDAAAQKYGIDPAILKGLIKQESGFNPNAGSPAGAQGLTQLMPGTAAALGVTDVHDPAQSIDGGARYLKQQLDRFGGDYSKALAAYNAGPGAVQRYGGIPPYAETQNYVKSILAFAQQYRQDGGAAATAAQSQSTTYSTV, translated from the coding sequence ATGAGCGTGGACACCGTAGTGGCCCGCGTGTCGCAGCTCGAGGCGATGATCGCTGCCGCGAACGGCGGATCGCCCTCGCCCTCGGTCGCGACCTCGACGAGCTTCGACCACCAGCTTTCGCAGGCCACGAGCGCGCAGGCGGCGACCGCCACCGCCGCAACCGGCACGAGCTCGACGGCCACCGGCTCGGGAAGCGTTCCGTACGAGCAGCAGATCGATGCTGCCGCTCAGAAGTACGGGATCGACCCGGCGATCCTCAAGGGCCTCATCAAGCAGGAGTCCGGCTTCAACCCAAATGCCGGCAGCCCGGCGGGCGCGCAGGGTCTCACCCAGCTCATGCCCGGCACGGCTGCCGCCCTGGGAGTGACGGACGTGCACGACCCCGCGCAGTCGATCGACGGCGGGGCGCGCTACCTGAAGCAGCAGCTCGACCGCTTCGGCGGCGACTACAGCAAGGCGCTCGCGGCCTACAACGCGGGTCCCGGCGCCGTGCAGCGCTACGGCGGCATTCCGCCCTACGCGGAGACCCAGAACTACGTGAAAAGCATCCTCGCGTTCGCGCAGCAGTACCGCCAGGACGGCGGTGCGGCGGCGACCGCAGCCCAGTCCCAGTCCACCACCTACTCCACGGTTTGA